One segment of Thermosynechococcus sp. HN-54 DNA contains the following:
- the ccsB gene encoding c-type cytochrome biogenesis protein CcsB: MDLLTLEGWLDNTAFAVLLITMLLYWCGAAFPQWPVLTTAGRTGMAIANLCITGLLAARWIEGGYFPISNLYESLFFLCWGLTAMHFVAESISGQRLVGVVTAPVAMGITAFAALSLPPEMQQSAPLVPALKSNWLMMHVSVMMLSYATLMVGSLLAIAFLVVTWGKPVSLKGSSVGTGSFRSRTPEPSLESSTGGGGTTVLTQPTLQLSLQRLTLAETLDNLSYRMIGLGFPLLTIGIISGAVWANEAWGAPWSWDPKETWALIVWLVYAAYLHARITRDWQGRKPAILATVGFGVVWVCYLGVNLLGKGLHSYGWFF; encoded by the coding sequence ATGGATTTATTAACCCTAGAAGGTTGGCTCGATAATACTGCCTTTGCGGTGCTTTTGATCACGATGTTGCTCTACTGGTGTGGGGCAGCGTTTCCCCAATGGCCTGTTCTGACCACTGCGGGTCGCACGGGGATGGCGATCGCCAATCTCTGTATTACTGGCCTGCTGGCAGCACGTTGGATTGAGGGCGGCTACTTTCCCATCAGTAATCTCTACGAATCCCTCTTTTTCCTGTGCTGGGGGCTAACAGCTATGCACTTTGTGGCGGAGTCCATCAGTGGCCAGCGCCTTGTGGGGGTTGTTACCGCACCCGTCGCCATGGGAATTACGGCCTTTGCAGCCCTTTCACTCCCCCCGGAAATGCAACAGTCAGCGCCTCTAGTGCCTGCCCTGAAGTCCAACTGGTTGATGATGCACGTCAGTGTGATGATGCTGAGCTATGCCACATTGATGGTGGGGTCACTGCTGGCGATCGCCTTCTTGGTGGTCACATGGGGCAAACCCGTCAGCCTCAAGGGCAGCTCCGTGGGCACAGGCAGCTTCCGCAGTCGTACGCCAGAACCTTCTTTAGAATCTTCGACCGGGGGTGGTGGAACAACGGTGCTCACCCAACCCACCTTGCAATTGAGTTTGCAACGCCTGACCTTAGCCGAGACCCTCGATAACTTGAGCTACCGCATGATTGGTCTTGGCTTTCCGCTGTTGACAATTGGCATCATCTCTGGAGCCGTTTGGGCAAATGAAGCTTGGGGGGCACCTTGGAGTTGGGATCCTAAGGAGACTTGGGCACTGATTGTTTGGCTAGTGTATGCGGCCTACCTCCATGCCCGTATTACCCGCGATTGGCAGGGGCGTAAGCCGGCCATTCTCGCCACCGTGGGCTTTGGGGTGGTCTGGGTTTGCTACTTAGGGGTGAACTTGCTGGGCAAGGGACTTCACTCCTACGGCTGGTTCTTCTAG
- a CDS encoding DNA topoisomerase (ATP-hydrolyzing) subunit A yields the protein MPKQLDLLTSGQVIPTPLHSEMQRSYLEYAMSVIVGRALPDVRDGLKPVHRRILYAMYELGLTPDRPFRKCARVVGDVLGKYHPHGDQAVYEALVRLVQPFSSRYPLLAGHGNFGSIDDDPPAAMRYTETRLAAIAHRPLLENISDAIVDFVPNFDSSQEEPLVLPAQLPMLLLNGSTGIAVGMATNIPPHNLGEVVDALIALIDRPHLSLEELLTYLPGPDFPTGGVIVDGAELLRAYATGRGTITLRGVATLEDIQPGRGRHRRQAIVVTELPYQVNKAAWIEKVADLVNQGRLEGIADLRDESDREGLRVVIELKRDASAAQLLEQLYRLTALQVTYGINLMALVGNQPRQLSLKEILSEFLQFREQTLLRQYRHELETAQARQHVVMGLFIGLNAVDQVIEILRSAADGSTAQQELMSRLGLSDRQASALIAMPLRRLTQQERQELEREQADLQVRIAQLETLIHQRPERLKALKQELRQLKKEFGDPRRTQILQDAPPPPEETNDRGSDPLWIEISHRGYGRCLPQRSRSSLPLQTWLPWSEPLPLGFTAQSSDRLWLFTESGKVYPLPVERLPVTSRRESDRGQPLLTLLPESAQGETLLTVLPPQQTAQMLILLTRQGRIKVIPIADLQDLSGRGLQLTKLKAGDALGWVLPADTDHLVLATSRGRIFHFFISDIPALGRLNQGQTAVRLSVQETLVGAIALAELENVILVTASGLGKQVPLPLIEIVPLGHLGQLAMPLRQKSDRLAGIGRGGSPLALVTSQERAWITNGEEIPILNKEAMGVAIAPLDAGEQVQAVVPLT from the coding sequence ATGCCCAAACAACTGGATTTGCTGACCTCTGGACAGGTGATCCCAACACCCCTGCACAGTGAAATGCAACGCTCCTATCTGGAGTACGCCATGAGTGTAATTGTGGGGCGGGCACTACCCGATGTGCGGGATGGGCTAAAACCAGTGCATCGGCGGATTCTCTATGCCATGTACGAGTTGGGGCTGACGCCCGATCGCCCCTTTCGCAAGTGTGCACGGGTGGTGGGGGATGTGCTGGGGAAATATCATCCCCATGGGGATCAGGCGGTCTATGAGGCACTGGTGCGCTTGGTGCAGCCCTTTAGCAGTCGCTATCCTCTCTTGGCTGGGCATGGCAATTTTGGCTCCATTGATGATGATCCCCCGGCGGCGATGCGCTATACGGAGACCCGCTTGGCAGCGATCGCCCACCGCCCACTGTTAGAGAATATCAGCGACGCCATTGTGGATTTTGTCCCCAACTTTGACAGTTCCCAAGAGGAGCCATTGGTGCTGCCGGCACAACTGCCCATGTTGCTATTGAATGGCTCAACGGGAATTGCCGTGGGCATGGCCACAAATATCCCACCCCATAATCTAGGGGAAGTGGTGGATGCCCTGATTGCGCTCATTGATCGCCCCCATCTCTCCCTAGAGGAACTGCTCACCTACCTGCCGGGACCCGACTTTCCCACGGGGGGCGTGATTGTGGATGGGGCAGAGTTGCTGCGCGCCTATGCGACAGGTCGAGGGACGATTACGCTGCGGGGGGTGGCTACTCTTGAGGATATTCAGCCCGGACGCGGCCGCCACCGCCGCCAAGCAATTGTGGTGACGGAGCTGCCCTATCAGGTGAATAAGGCGGCATGGATTGAGAAGGTGGCGGATTTGGTCAACCAAGGGCGCTTGGAGGGCATTGCCGATCTGCGGGATGAGAGCGATCGCGAGGGCCTGCGGGTGGTCATTGAATTGAAGCGGGATGCCTCAGCGGCGCAACTCTTGGAGCAACTCTACCGCCTGACGGCACTACAAGTAACCTATGGTATCAACTTGATGGCACTGGTGGGCAATCAACCCCGCCAACTCTCCCTCAAGGAGATTCTCAGTGAGTTTCTTCAGTTCCGCGAACAGACCCTGCTACGGCAGTATCGCCATGAACTAGAAACGGCTCAAGCCCGCCAGCATGTGGTGATGGGACTCTTCATCGGCCTCAATGCGGTGGATCAGGTGATTGAGATCTTGCGATCGGCAGCCGATGGCAGTACAGCACAACAGGAATTAATGAGTCGCTTGGGATTGAGCGATCGCCAAGCCAGTGCTTTGATTGCCATGCCCCTACGTCGCCTCACCCAACAGGAGCGCCAAGAACTAGAACGGGAACAGGCAGATCTGCAAGTGCGGATTGCACAATTGGAAACCCTGATTCACCAGCGACCTGAACGCCTCAAGGCACTGAAACAAGAATTGCGACAGTTGAAAAAAGAATTTGGCGACCCCCGCCGTACGCAGATTTTGCAGGACGCTCCTCCTCCCCCTGAGGAAACGAATGATCGTGGCAGTGATCCCCTCTGGATAGAAATCAGTCATCGCGGCTATGGTCGCTGTCTGCCCCAGCGCAGTCGGAGTAGTCTCCCGTTGCAAACGTGGCTACCATGGTCGGAGCCATTGCCCTTGGGCTTCACGGCACAGTCTAGCGATCGCCTGTGGCTGTTTACCGAAAGCGGCAAGGTCTATCCATTGCCCGTAGAGCGATTACCCGTTACCAGCCGCCGTGAGAGCGATCGCGGGCAACCGCTGCTGACTCTCTTGCCGGAATCAGCGCAAGGGGAAACCCTGCTGACGGTACTTCCCCCACAACAAACGGCACAAATGCTGATCTTGCTGACGCGCCAAGGTCGCATTAAGGTCATCCCCATTGCAGATCTCCAAGACCTGAGCGGGCGCGGTCTCCAACTCACGAAACTCAAGGCGGGGGATGCCCTCGGTTGGGTACTGCCTGCGGATACGGATCATTTGGTGTTGGCCACCTCGCGGGGACGGATTTTTCACTTTTTCATCTCTGACATTCCAGCTTTGGGACGGCTGAATCAAGGCCAAACGGCCGTGCGCCTCAGTGTGCAGGAGACCTTAGTGGGGGCGATCGCCCTTGCGGAACTCGAGAATGTCATCCTTGTTACCGCTTCAGGCCTTGGTAAACAAGTGCCCCTCCCCCTAATTGAAATTGTGCCCCTTGGTCATTTAGGCCAGTTGGCGATGCCCCTGCGGCAAAAATCGGATCGCTTGGCGGGCATTGGCCGTGGCGGTAGCCCCTTGGCACTAGTGACGAGCCAAGAACGGGCATGGATTACCAACGGTGAAGAGATTCCCATCCTCAATAAAGAAGCGATGGGGGTGGCGATCGCTCCCCTTGATGCGGGGGAACAGGTTCAGGCGGTAGTGCCGTTGACCTAA
- a CDS encoding YaaW family protein: MNELRAALELATEEELQDLTEILFRRRLNPLDYLTTPDPIAVQAQDRQAWLDDIEERFRFLAADGLTVLKGKAQQISYRQTLMRVCRYLKIKFSPSWTVPQLEMEIFLNVLQRMWKKLGDEDRKVLAAQIQDSLPELRNGHPISMETVRLILEGGAAIAISSVVRSMVVQQVARQFAIHFAGYKLSITPLVSRGAAMGAARFAVGRSVLAFASTALWVWFIADLGWRAISTNYARIIPTIFAIAQIRLLRGEQASQWAMA, encoded by the coding sequence ATGAACGAGCTACGGGCTGCGCTGGAATTGGCGACGGAGGAGGAGCTGCAAGACCTAACCGAAATTCTGTTTCGTCGTCGGCTCAACCCCTTGGACTATCTAACGACGCCCGATCCCATTGCTGTCCAAGCTCAGGATCGCCAAGCATGGCTCGATGACATTGAAGAGCGGTTTCGCTTTTTGGCGGCAGATGGTCTGACGGTGCTCAAGGGCAAAGCCCAGCAAATCAGCTATCGGCAAACGTTGATGCGGGTCTGTCGCTATCTGAAAATTAAGTTTTCCCCCAGTTGGACCGTGCCACAACTGGAAATGGAAATCTTCCTGAATGTGTTGCAGCGGATGTGGAAAAAGCTGGGGGATGAGGATCGCAAGGTCTTGGCCGCCCAAATTCAAGATAGCTTGCCCGAACTGCGCAACGGCCACCCCATTTCTATGGAAACCGTACGCCTGATCCTAGAGGGGGGAGCGGCGATCGCCATTAGTTCTGTTGTGCGCTCAATGGTGGTGCAGCAGGTGGCACGGCAGTTTGCGATTCATTTTGCGGGCTACAAGCTCTCAATTACCCCCTTGGTGTCACGGGGAGCAGCGATGGGAGCCGCTCGGTTTGCGGTGGGGCGCAGTGTCTTGGCCTTTGCCAGTACCGCCCTGTGGGTGTGGTTTATTGCCGACTTGGGTTGGCGCGCCATTTCCACAAACTATGCACGCATTATTCCCACTATTTTCGCGATCGCCCAAATTCGCCTCCTGCGGGGTGAGCAGGCATCCCAGTGGGCAATGGCCTAG
- the tilS gene encoding tRNA lysidine(34) synthetase TilS: MWGIHHARLHTDLKTHQWLPQGSRILIALSGGQDSVCLTRLLVDLQPQWQWDLAVVHCNHRWREDSDANASFVQELAQAWGLACEVVSAPEMPKTEAAARTWRYQVFETVAKALNCTHVVTAHTQSDRAESLLLHLLRGTSPDGLATLLPTRSLGSIQLVRPLLGMTRAETAAFCQAYGLPVWPDETNQNLNYRRNRLRLELIPYLQQHFNPNVEEVLAQTAELLAGDRAYFEAEVERLAPTVIREHPPALDRLRLKELPLALQRRLIQRFLRQHLKRGIEFSVIEAARLLIAAGNGSQTSTLPGGYHLRVCGQWIELIRSTALPPEPVPPHQGERSPPPSLLY, from the coding sequence GTGTGGGGCATCCACCACGCCCGCCTGCATACGGACTTAAAAACTCATCAATGGCTCCCCCAAGGCTCACGAATTCTCATTGCTCTATCGGGGGGGCAGGATTCTGTTTGCTTGACTCGGCTTTTGGTGGATTTGCAACCCCAGTGGCAGTGGGATTTGGCGGTGGTTCATTGTAATCACCGCTGGCGCGAGGACAGTGATGCCAATGCGAGCTTTGTGCAAGAGTTAGCCCAAGCGTGGGGTCTCGCCTGTGAAGTGGTGAGTGCCCCTGAGATGCCCAAAACGGAGGCGGCAGCCCGCACTTGGCGCTATCAAGTGTTTGAGACGGTGGCCAAGGCCTTGAATTGTACCCATGTGGTGACAGCCCATACCCAGAGCGATCGCGCCGAAAGTCTATTACTGCACCTGTTGCGCGGCACTAGTCCCGATGGCCTAGCCACCCTCTTACCCACCCGTTCCTTGGGAAGCATTCAGTTAGTGCGCCCGCTCCTAGGAATGACACGAGCTGAAACCGCTGCCTTTTGCCAAGCCTACGGATTACCCGTCTGGCCGGATGAAACAAACCAAAATCTGAACTATCGCCGCAATCGGCTGCGGTTGGAGTTAATCCCTTATCTGCAACAGCACTTCAATCCGAATGTGGAAGAGGTACTTGCCCAAACCGCTGAACTGCTCGCTGGCGATCGCGCCTATTTCGAGGCTGAGGTGGAGCGTCTTGCCCCCACTGTGATCCGCGAGCATCCCCCCGCCTTGGATCGGCTGCGCCTAAAGGAATTGCCCCTTGCACTGCAACGCCGTTTAATCCAGCGATTCCTCCGCCAGCACCTAAAACGGGGCATTGAGTTCAGCGTTATTGAAGCGGCGCGTCTCCTGATCGCGGCAGGCAATGGCAGCCAAACCTCAACGTTGCCGGGGGGTTACCACCTGCGGGTCTGTGGCCAGTGGATCGAACTGATTAGGTCAACGGCACTACCGCCTGAACCTGTTCCCCCGCATCAAGGGGAGCGATCGCCACCCCCATCGCTTCTTTATTGA
- a CDS encoding efflux RND transporter permease subunit, which produces MISNFFIKRPVFATVCSLLIILVGTIALPALPIEYYPDVTPPTIQVSANYAGASAETVETNVTTILESQINGVEGMDYIDSTSDSFGNSNITITFTEGYNKNIAAVDVNNLVASVTSQLPPEVINTGVNVSKSTRQIVLAIALYPEEGYDYDSTFISNYATLYVVQPLQRLQGVGQVQVFGQRTYAMRIWLDPNRLASRGLTAQDVVRALSDQNVQVGAGIIGAPPAPAGQEFQISIQAQSRLASEAEFADIIIQRGEDGSVIRIRDVGRTELGAQSYRTNFQFDGRNAVGIGIYQLSGANALDIARAVEAEMAVLAEKFPPGLKWSVGFSTTDAVQESIKEVVITLIVAIILVIAVIFLFLQDWRATIIPSVTIPVSLVGTFAFMKAFGFSINSLTMFGLVLATGLVVDDAIVVVENVTRLMEEEGMTPQEAASRSMEEVTGALIATSLVMMAVFIPVAFFPGVTGRLYQQFALTIVFSIALSTFNALTLSPPLCALLLRRERPPMANFILFRWINRFIDTMRRGYERNLNRIVRFKYWVLAGFVALLGFTYWLFQIVPGGFVPQEDQGYFVTLVQSPQGVSLEYTSNIVFKVAAAIAQNPAVEHTFAIGGFSFFGTGSDKGIIFTSLKPWSQRPTIDQLLPQFQKAVGGELGATVFSANVPTINLGGSGLGGFDMQVMDQQDLGLETLANSVNELLLKANTIPGLVGVNTPFAINAPQLRVTVDRTRALALGIPLKDIFNAMQIYLGSVYVNQFTLFARSYQVIVQADQQFRSNPDDINRIYVRSEQNALIPLSNLVTIEQVSAPPIIHHHNLFRSAEVTGQSVPPLSESQAMLTMASLAEETLPNGIGYSWTGLSLESTRSAGQAPLIFGLGLVFVFLVLSAQYESYIDPLIIILSVPLAIMGALLAQWLRGLNNDVFCQIGLVMLIGLSSKNAILIVEFANQIRESKGTSIVKSVINAAEERLRPILMTAISFILGIFPLVIATGAGAKSRHSLGTSVTGGMLAATFLSFFVVPIIYILIKELVARLTKEKLEEATPTES; this is translated from the coding sequence ATGATTAGCAATTTTTTTATTAAGCGACCCGTTTTTGCAACCGTGTGTTCTCTGTTGATTATTCTGGTGGGGACGATCGCGCTGCCAGCGCTGCCGATTGAGTATTACCCTGACGTCACACCTCCCACCATTCAAGTCTCTGCCAACTATGCAGGTGCCAGCGCCGAAACCGTTGAAACCAACGTCACTACGATTTTAGAAAGTCAAATTAATGGCGTGGAGGGGATGGACTACATTGACTCCACCAGTGACAGCTTTGGCAACAGTAATATCACGATTACCTTCACTGAAGGCTACAACAAAAATATTGCCGCTGTTGATGTCAATAATTTGGTAGCCTCTGTCACCTCGCAACTCCCACCGGAGGTGATTAACACGGGGGTTAATGTCAGTAAATCAACTAGGCAAATTGTCTTGGCGATCGCGCTGTACCCAGAGGAAGGGTATGATTACGACTCTACGTTTATCAGTAACTACGCGACCCTCTACGTCGTGCAACCCCTACAACGGCTGCAAGGGGTAGGCCAAGTCCAAGTCTTTGGTCAGCGCACCTATGCCATGCGGATTTGGCTCGATCCCAATCGCTTAGCCAGTCGCGGTCTCACAGCTCAAGATGTGGTGCGTGCTCTATCGGATCAAAACGTCCAAGTGGGGGCTGGGATTATTGGGGCACCACCAGCCCCAGCAGGGCAGGAGTTTCAAATCTCTATCCAAGCCCAAAGTCGCTTGGCATCGGAAGCGGAGTTTGCCGACATTATTATTCAGCGCGGCGAGGATGGTTCCGTAATCCGCATTCGCGATGTCGGTCGCACCGAACTGGGGGCACAAAGTTACAGGACGAACTTTCAGTTTGATGGCCGCAATGCGGTTGGTATTGGCATCTACCAACTCAGTGGCGCCAATGCCCTCGATATTGCCCGCGCCGTTGAAGCCGAGATGGCTGTTTTGGCCGAGAAATTTCCCCCCGGTCTGAAGTGGAGTGTGGGCTTTAGCACCACCGACGCGGTACAGGAATCGATTAAAGAGGTGGTCATTACACTCATTGTGGCCATCATCCTTGTGATTGCCGTGATCTTTTTGTTCTTGCAGGATTGGCGTGCCACGATCATTCCCTCGGTGACGATTCCCGTTTCCTTGGTGGGCACCTTTGCCTTTATGAAGGCCTTTGGCTTTTCGATCAACAGTTTGACCATGTTTGGCTTGGTGCTAGCCACGGGGCTGGTGGTGGATGATGCCATCGTGGTCGTAGAAAATGTCACTCGCCTTATGGAAGAAGAGGGCATGACCCCCCAAGAAGCCGCCAGTCGCTCCATGGAAGAGGTGACAGGGGCACTGATTGCCACCTCGTTGGTGATGATGGCAGTCTTTATCCCTGTGGCCTTTTTTCCGGGGGTTACGGGTCGGCTGTATCAGCAGTTTGCGTTGACAATTGTCTTTTCGATCGCCCTTTCCACCTTTAATGCCCTAACCCTCTCTCCCCCTTTGTGTGCGCTGCTCCTACGGCGAGAACGGCCACCGATGGCAAACTTTATCTTGTTTCGCTGGATCAACCGCTTCATTGACACAATGCGGCGGGGGTATGAACGCAACCTCAATAGGATTGTGCGATTCAAATACTGGGTGCTGGCGGGATTCGTAGCGCTCCTTGGGTTTACCTACTGGCTATTTCAGATAGTTCCTGGTGGCTTTGTCCCCCAAGAGGATCAAGGTTATTTTGTTACCCTTGTGCAATCGCCTCAGGGGGTATCCCTCGAATATACGAGCAATATTGTCTTCAAGGTCGCGGCAGCGATCGCCCAAAATCCAGCGGTCGAACATACCTTTGCCATTGGCGGCTTTAGCTTCTTCGGCACAGGTTCAGACAAGGGAATTATCTTTACGAGTCTCAAGCCCTGGTCACAGCGGCCAACGATTGATCAGTTGCTGCCCCAGTTTCAAAAGGCAGTGGGCGGTGAACTGGGTGCGACGGTGTTTTCCGCCAATGTACCAACGATCAACCTTGGTGGGAGTGGCCTTGGTGGGTTTGATATGCAGGTGATGGATCAGCAGGATCTCGGCCTTGAGACCTTGGCGAATTCGGTCAACGAACTGCTCCTCAAAGCCAATACCATCCCTGGCCTTGTTGGAGTGAATACCCCCTTTGCCATTAACGCCCCCCAGTTGAGGGTGACGGTGGATCGCACCCGTGCCCTTGCCTTGGGGATTCCCCTCAAGGACATTTTTAATGCCATGCAGATTTACTTGGGGTCGGTGTACGTCAACCAATTCACCCTTTTTGCCCGCAGTTACCAAGTGATTGTGCAGGCAGATCAGCAGTTTCGCTCGAATCCCGACGACATCAACCGCATCTACGTGCGCTCAGAACAAAATGCCTTGATTCCCCTCAGTAACCTCGTCACCATAGAGCAGGTCTCGGCACCGCCCATTATTCATCACCACAACCTGTTCCGTTCCGCAGAAGTCACTGGCCAAAGTGTGCCCCCCCTGAGTGAGAGTCAAGCCATGCTGACGATGGCCTCCTTGGCCGAAGAGACCCTTCCCAATGGCATTGGCTATAGCTGGACAGGGTTATCCCTCGAGTCCACCCGCTCCGCAGGGCAGGCACCGTTGATTTTTGGCCTTGGTCTGGTGTTTGTGTTCCTCGTGCTTTCAGCGCAGTACGAAAGCTATATTGACCCCTTGATCATTATCCTTTCGGTGCCTTTGGCGATCATGGGCGCTTTGCTGGCACAGTGGTTGCGGGGGCTGAATAATGATGTGTTCTGTCAAATTGGCTTGGTAATGCTGATTGGTCTGTCGAGTAAAAATGCCATTCTGATTGTGGAGTTTGCCAACCAAATTCGCGAAAGCAAGGGCACTTCTATTGTCAAGTCAGTGATTAATGCCGCTGAGGAACGACTGCGCCCCATTTTGATGACGGCCATCTCCTTTATTCTGGGCATCTTCCCGCTGGTTATTGCTACGGGTGCCGGGGCAAAATCCCGTCACTCCTTGGGAACGAGTGTCACCGGCGGCATGCTTGCGGCCACATTTCTCAGTTTCTTTGTGGTGCCGATCATTTACATCCTCATTAAGGAACTAGTGGCGCGGCTGACCAAGGAGAAGCTCGAGGAAGCAACCCCAACGGAGTCTTAA